The Rhizoctonia solani chromosome 4, complete sequence genome contains a region encoding:
- a CDS encoding ubiquitin carboxyl-terminal hydrolase, which produces MISIAKQMPLELGSYWFVISYKWFQVWEAAVLGTPNKDFPDITEQTLGPVDNLDIVKPGTKELLPDLVEGYDIELVPEDAWKKYVEWYGQPKIELKREVIGWPTASGLPETRVEVYQPKFTTFLLTTGDGPIQCSSFQISSNAPLSTLASQAASVLQVSPSDTFRVWNLPPKVRKSGIEAHEVERHSLIPISLTSEEPLTDFNRLGRVLAVEVRSANTWILDAESVSISNDPSVPVDVGAKWENLVPGVPFMGRLPQVHVPRGTMGLQNLGNTCFMNSGLQCLLHIPELERYFLQGHHLAELNPHNPLGMEGQMAEAFNILVKQIYPAGAKPGPTTTLDPSNDYSSYVPLHLKGVVCRWAPAFSGYQECDSQELIGTMLDGLHEDLNRILKKPYVEKPEWPEHDRESSRAELEARIAQETWDGHARRNDSIITDLFQGMYKSTLTCPDCGKISVTFDPFLTLSLPLPASVSAWKHTVYFVPWSTQKRRLAVQIELPKDSVTEDLKRALEHKLGVERDRFVVTEVWKHKFFQFFDNRKNITEVAEKDMIIAYELPISVGSTNSDSAPQVVPVLHVSSNSAFALPFIVVLYPESRADYSVLKRLIVERYNQWVSTPDITPESFELYAYGSHGPGPMETGFRLEDSLSDLIDLRARGQDPKRGTLINASEALVAIWEPDQRNRLFPREGPAFNEWQAHGSQTRQSNKQEITLSDCLDELTKVEQLGVNDSWYCSRCKQHRQATKQLQLWSLPTILVLQLKRFAKRSKIDRLVTFPLDGLDLSDRVEDEGCTYDLFAIDEHKSNVMSSGHYTTRAKNQCDGAWYHYQDSLVTPTTPEAAINPGAYLLFYRRRGVSPEDALKKVKRKGITSGSHSHLISLIIPDSVQGLNVAFEDHNLVMIVRVSRSPRSHLFLKRTIWLFWRARKIARRLQVGRDYKFYGGQKPPKSLQVLDESTLDHSATQLITPKLAPAVHILFKEHEAFERFIKAIRDLRLAVLKFALAPNRGRLLDIKVELDTAQRRYEATRQSHFLEELRDEDADYDWNAKMEQFVGLMDIVSCLLLLFDEALVRGRRDKDVYGCCIEALFLASDVAR; this is translated from the exons ATGATCTCAATTGCCAAACAAATGCCTCTGGAATTAGGTTCCTATTGGTTTGTAATCTCATACAAGTGGTTTCAAGTGTGGGAGGCAGCGGTCTTAGGAACCCCCAATAAAGATTTTCCCGACATTACAGAGCAAACTCTTGGCCCTGTTGATAATCTGGACATAGTAAAACCTGGAACAAAGGAATTGCTTCCTGATTTGGTAGAAGGGTATGATATTGAGCTTGTGCCGGAGGACGCTTGGAAGAAATATGTAGAATG GTATGGCCAGCCAAAGATCGAGCTCAAGCGCGAGGTTATAGGATGGCCAACAGCCAGTGGGCTGCCCGAGACTCGTGTTGAGGTTTATCAGCCGAAGTTCACCACCTTCTTGCTTACGACTGGCGATGGGCCCATTCAATGTTCTTCATTCCAAATATCTTCTAATGCTCCTCTTTCAACACTGGCTTCACAGGCAGCATCTGTGCTTCAGGTTTCCCCCTCCGATACTTTCCGAGTATGGAACCTGCCGCCCAAAGTTCGCAAGTCTGGTATCGAAGCCCACGAAGTGGAGCGTCACAGTTTGATCCCGATCTCTCTCACTAGTGAAGAACCTTTGACGGATTTCAATAGACTTGGTCGAGTACTTGCGGTCGAAGTTCGCTCCGCGAACACATGGATTCTTGACGCCGAATCCGTTTCCATTTCCAACGATCCTAGCGTTCCTGTAGACGTTGGAGCCAAATGGGAGAATTTAGTTCCAGGAGTTCCGTTTATGGGTCGGTTACCCCAAGTCCATGTTCCCCGTGGGACGATGGGCTTGCAAAACTT AGGGAATACGTGCTTCATGAACTCTGGGTTACAGTGCCTGCTGCATATTCCCGAGCTCGAACGGTACTTCCTTCAAGGACATCACCTCGCCGAACTAAACCCCCACAACCCACTTGGAATGGAAGGTCAAATGGCAGAAGCCTTCAACATCCTGGTGAAGCAAATATACCCGGCTGGGGCGAAACCCGGCCCTACGACTACACTCGACCCTTCCAATGATTATTCCTCATACGTGCCCTTGCATCTCAAGGGGGTAGTTTGTCGCTGGGCTCCGGCTTTTTCGGGCTACCAAGAATGCGACTCGCAAgaattgattggaaccatGCTCGACGGGCTACATGAAGATCTTAACCGGATCCTCAAAAAGCCATACGTTGAGAAGCCAGAATGGCCGGAACACGACAGGGAATCTAGTCGAGCGGAATTAGAAGCTCGGATCGCACAAGAAACGTGGGATGGACATGCTCGTCGGAATGATAGCATCATCACCGACTTATTCCAGGGGATGTACAAGAGCACATTGACCTGCCCCGATTGCGGAAAG ATATCAGTGACGTTTGATCCCTTTTTGACCCTATCCCTGCCTCTACCGGCCAGTGTATCAGCATGGAAACACACTGTTTATTTTGTCCCCTGGAGCACTCAAAAGCGTAGACTTGCAGTCCAGATCGAACTTCCTAAAGATTCAGTGACTGAAGATTTGAAGCGCGCCTTAGAACACAAACTCGGTGTCGAAAGGGATCGT TTTGTCGTTACCGAAGTGTGGAAACACAAATTTTTCCAGTTTTTTGACAATCGGAAAAACATTACTGAGGTCGCCGAAAAAGATATGATCATAGCCTACGAGTTACCTATCTCTGTCGGCTCAACAAACTCGGATTCCGCACCCCAAGTCGTTCCAGTTTTACACGTTTCGTCAAACTCCGCATTCGCATTACCGTTCATTGTGGTATTGTATCCTGAAAGCAGAGCCGATTATTCTGTGTTGAAAAGGCTCATCGTGGAGCGCTACAACCAATGGGTATCCACCCCTGATATCACACCTGAATCATTCGAGCTCTATGCCTATGGTTCACACGGGCCAGGACCTATGGAAACCGGGTTTCGTCTTGAGGACTCACTCTCCGACTTAATCGACTTGCGGGCTCGAGGACAAGACCCCAAAAGAGGGACGCTGATTAATGCAAGCGAGGCTCTAGTGGCTATTTGGGAACCTGACCAACGGAATCGCCTTTTCCCCCGCGAAGGCCCCGCTTTCAACGAGTGGCAGGCCCACGGATCTCAAACTCGGCAGTCTAATAAGCAAGAGATTACGCTCTCGGATTGTCTAGACGAACTTACAAAGGTGGAACAGTTGGGCGTCAACGATTCTTGGTACTGTTCGCGCTGCAAACAACATCGGCAAGCAACAAAGCAGCTTCAGCTATGGTCTTTACCTACGATCTTGGTCCTCCAACTCAAACGATTCGCAAAACGATCCAAGATTGATAGATTGGTTACGTTTCCTCTAGACGGACTGGATCTGTCAGACCGAGTGGAAGATGAAGGATGCACTTACGATTTATTTGCCATCGACGAACACAAGAGCAACGTCATGTCGAGCGGACACTACACAACCCGGGCGAAGAACCAATGCGATGGGGCTTGGTATCATTATCAGGATAGTTTGGTGACCCCTACTACTCCAGAAGCAGCCATT AATCCTGGCGCTTATTTGTTGTTTTATCGCCGGCGGGGAGTTTCCCCTGAGGATGCCTTGAAGAAAGTAAAGCGCAAGGGTATAACGTCTGGCTCCCA CAGCCATTTAATTTCGCTAATAATACCTGACTCGGTTCAGGGACTCAATGTGGCATTTGAAGATCATAACTTGGTTATGATTGTCAGGGTTTCTCGATCACCCCGATCACATTTGTTTTTGAAGCGTACGATTTGGCTGTTCTGGAGGGCAAGGAAAATTGCACGTCGTCTTCAAGTTGGTCGAGATTACAAGTTCTATGGCGGACAGAAGCCTCCAAAGTCCCTGCAAGTTCTCGACGAGTCTACCCTAGATCACTCGGCCACTCAATTGATTACACCCAAATTGGCACCTG CGGTACATATTTTATTCAAGGAGCACGAAGCTTTCGAGAGGTTCATCAAGGCCATTCGAGATTTGAGATTGGCTGTGCTAAAGTTTGCTCTCGCGCCGAACAGGGGTAGATTACTTGATATCAAGGTCGAGTTGGATACGGCTCAGCGGAGGTACGAGGCGACGAGGCAGAGTCATTTCCTAGAGGAATTGAGAGACGAAGATGCGGATTACGATTGGAATGCGAAGATGGAACAGTTTGTGGGTTTGATGGATATCGTTTCGTGCTTGCTACTTCTCTTTGACGAGGCATTGGTTCGTGGGCGACGTGATAAGGATGTTTATGGATGCTGTATTGAAGCCCTTTTCTTAGCCTCTGATGTGGCAAGGTGA